The following are encoded in a window of Phycisphaerae bacterium genomic DNA:
- a CDS encoding UDP-glucose/GDP-mannose dehydrogenase family protein has product MRITIVGTGYVGLVTGVCLADTGNDVIGLDVDDDKVAKLSRGECTIFEPGLTDLLTANLAARRFRLTTNLVEAVQHAEIIFIAIGTPPNHDGSADLSGIFAAVQDIARAVTKRTVLVMKSTVPVGTCAQVEKLVTPLAKHPIAVVSNPEFLKEGSAVDDFQRPDRVVIGSEDAQAAEIMKELYAPFVRNRHPILVVRRAAAEMVKYAANCYLSTRISFINQIANICEAMAIDVDEVREGIGYDARIGSHFLYPGIGYGGSCFPKDVQALWHVANDANVPAEMLHQVHLLNERQKGLLVERIKSHFKGQLTGRSFAIWGAAFKPKTDDIREAPALRVIEGLLDAGAKVRISDPKALDNLRRVFSMKIEYCADAYQAAQGADALVICTEWNEYRSPDFDRLKAILKQPVIFDGRNLYKPDQIRRRGFAYYSIGRPPVV; this is encoded by the coding sequence ATGCGAATTACTATCGTCGGGACGGGTTATGTCGGGTTGGTCACTGGCGTCTGCCTCGCGGACACGGGCAACGACGTCATCGGCCTGGATGTCGATGACGACAAAGTCGCCAAGCTTTCCCGCGGCGAGTGCACGATCTTCGAGCCGGGACTGACCGACCTGCTCACGGCCAATCTCGCTGCCCGGCGCTTCCGCCTGACGACCAACCTCGTCGAGGCCGTCCAACACGCGGAGATTATCTTCATCGCCATCGGTACGCCGCCGAATCACGACGGCTCGGCGGACTTGTCGGGGATCTTTGCCGCCGTGCAGGACATCGCCCGAGCCGTCACCAAACGGACCGTCCTGGTGATGAAATCCACCGTTCCCGTCGGGACGTGCGCCCAGGTCGAGAAGCTGGTGACGCCGCTGGCCAAACATCCCATTGCCGTTGTCAGCAACCCGGAGTTCCTCAAGGAAGGTTCGGCGGTCGATGATTTCCAGCGGCCGGATCGCGTGGTCATCGGCTCGGAGGATGCGCAGGCGGCGGAAATCATGAAAGAACTTTACGCGCCGTTCGTGCGTAACCGCCACCCGATTCTGGTGGTCCGACGTGCCGCCGCGGAGATGGTCAAGTACGCGGCGAACTGCTACCTCTCCACGCGCATCAGCTTCATCAATCAGATCGCCAACATCTGCGAGGCGATGGCGATCGACGTGGACGAGGTCCGCGAGGGGATCGGCTACGACGCCCGGATCGGTTCGCACTTCCTCTACCCCGGTATCGGCTACGGTGGAAGCTGTTTCCCGAAGGACGTCCAGGCGCTCTGGCACGTCGCCAACGACGCGAACGTGCCCGCCGAAATGCTGCACCAGGTCCACCTCCTCAACGAGCGGCAGAAAGGCCTGCTCGTCGAGCGGATCAAGTCACACTTCAAGGGGCAGCTCACCGGTCGGTCCTTCGCCATCTGGGGCGCGGCCTTTAAACCCAAGACCGACGACATCCGCGAGGCCCCCGCGCTCCGCGTCATCGAGGGTCTGCTCGACGCCGGGGCGAAGGTGCGGATCAGCGACCCCAAGGCCCTGGACAACCTGCGCCGCGTCTTCAGCATGAAGATCGAATATTGCGCGGACGCCTATCAGGCCGCGCAGGGGGCCGATGCCCTGGTCATCTGCACTGAGTGGAACGAATACCGCTCGCCGGACTTTGACCGCCTCAAGGCGATCCTCAAGCAGCCAGTCATCTTCGACGGCCGCAACCTCTACAAGCCCGATCAGATTCGCCGGCGAGGGTTTGCGTACTACTCGATCGGGCGGCCTCCGGTGGTGTAG
- a CDS encoding type II toxin-antitoxin system VapC family toxin, which produces MKPTVYLDSSVPSYWLEPASDDPIIRARHLIIRRWWDEELGRFEVRISQYVLDELAQGDSLRATRRLELVKQFASLDISDSVIDAADFYMANFAMPRRDARDAFHIAFASVYEVDYLLTWNYAHLANASKRKHIETLNQRLRLISPVICSPEELMLESRE; this is translated from the coding sequence ATGAAGCCCACGGTATATTTGGATTCTTCCGTTCCGAGCTACTGGCTGGAACCGGCAAGCGATGACCCCATCATCCGTGCGCGCCACTTGATTATTCGTCGTTGGTGGGATGAGGAGTTGGGGCGATTCGAAGTGCGCATTTCTCAGTATGTTTTGGATGAACTCGCGCAAGGGGATTCGCTTCGAGCGACCCGGCGGCTCGAACTCGTCAAACAGTTTGCATCACTAGATATCAGCGACTCCGTCATCGATGCCGCCGACTTCTATATGGCCAACTTTGCGATGCCTCGGCGCGATGCCCGCGATGCTTTCCACATCGCTTTCGCGTCGGTCTACGAAGTGGACTATCTGTTGACGTGGAACTATGCTCATCTAGCCAATGCCAGCAAGAGGAAGCACATCGAAACCCTAAACCAGCGGCTTCGATTGATCTCGCCGGTCATTTGTTCGCCCGAAGAACTGATGCTGGAATCGCGGGAGTAA
- a CDS encoding ATP cone domain-containing protein encodes MNDPIVSHSGLSVAKRDGTVEPFVIGKILNCVQNGLAASGEPLAIDTSAAGGLAEAVYEYLKNSYPESPVPSKHLAELVELVLSQTGHSAAGLAIRQHAHFRDRQRRRVTVATPRPADGRFVQKRWDKTLLIRHLRRHHLLDTPASRMIAGRVEQMIFECGLRSVTGGLVRELARSEMLAWGLLAGALVVKRTRKERDTRRVEDRSESA; translated from the coding sequence ATGAACGATCCGATAGTGAGCCATAGCGGTCTTTCCGTCGCCAAGCGCGACGGGACCGTCGAACCGTTCGTCATCGGCAAGATCTTGAACTGCGTGCAAAACGGGCTGGCCGCCAGCGGCGAGCCCCTGGCCATCGACACCAGCGCGGCAGGGGGGCTGGCCGAGGCGGTGTACGAGTATCTCAAGAACTCGTACCCCGAGTCGCCGGTCCCTTCGAAGCACCTGGCGGAACTGGTGGAACTCGTGCTCTCCCAGACGGGGCACTCCGCCGCCGGTCTGGCCATTCGCCAGCACGCGCATTTCCGCGATCGGCAGCGGCGCCGCGTGACGGTGGCGACACCGCGACCGGCTGACGGCCGCTTCGTGCAGAAGCGCTGGGACAAGACTTTGCTGATCCGACACCTGCGACGACATCACCTGCTCGATACGCCGGCTTCAAGGATGATCGCCGGTCGTGTCGAGCAGATGATTTTTGAATGCGGACTCCGCTCGGTGACCGGCGGACTCGTCCGGGAGTTGGCCCGCAGCGAGATGCTGGCGTGGGGCCTTCTGGCCGGGGCGCTGGTCGTCAAAAGGACCCGGAAGGAGCGCGACACACGAAGGGTCGAGGACCGATCCGAGTCCGCGTGA
- the nrdR gene encoding transcriptional regulator NrdR, whose protein sequence is MQCPYCKEQRNDKVIDSRATEGGTVIRRRRQCLSCNKRYTTYERVEETGKLLVVKKSGERVPYEREKLLGGLQRACWKRPIGIEALQKLADEVEEEVFREFDREVPSSYLGSAVSRRLAKLDKIAYLRFASMYHEFQQVDDFIEEAQAILDRDQREVAGQQDLFHERSDSEP, encoded by the coding sequence ATGCAATGTCCCTACTGCAAAGAACAACGTAACGACAAGGTCATCGACTCCAGAGCGACCGAAGGCGGTACGGTCATTCGGCGGCGACGCCAATGCCTGTCCTGCAACAAGCGATATACGACGTATGAGCGAGTGGAAGAGACCGGCAAGTTGCTGGTCGTCAAGAAGAGCGGCGAGCGCGTGCCCTACGAGCGGGAAAAACTGCTCGGCGGATTGCAGCGCGCCTGCTGGAAGCGCCCCATCGGCATCGAAGCGCTTCAAAAGCTGGCCGACGAAGTCGAGGAAGAGGTCTTCCGCGAATTCGATCGCGAAGTGCCCAGCTCCTATCTCGGTAGCGCCGTCTCCCGACGACTCGCCAAGCTCGACAAGATCGCCTACCTGCGGTTCGCCAGCATGTATCACGAATTCCAACAGGTCGATGATTTCATCGAGGAGGCCCAGGCGATTTTGGACCGCGATCAACGAGAGGTCGCGGGCCAGCAGGATTTATTCCATGAACGATCCGATAGTGAGCCATAG
- a CDS encoding tetratricopeptide repeat protein: MNPARKRLLLGGGLILVVTAIAYVPALRGDFIWDDDAYVTLNTTLTSLKGLWRIWTKFEATPQYYPLVFTTFWVERHIWGLNPLGYHVVNLLLHIGSAIFLWRILLRLKVPGAYLAALIFALHPVHVESVAWITERKNVLSGLLYFCSAACYLRFSHLPDEKIPLRPAWKWYAPALLLFCGALLSKTVTASLPAAILLVLWWKRDRLVLRDVLPLVPFFALGLVMGLTTAWLERHHVGAAKVQWGLSSIDRILIAGRAVWFYVGKLLWPHPLIFTYPRWRIDSSEAWQYAFPIAALVVVAALWALRKRVGKGPLVAALFFGGTLLPALGFFDVFPMIFSFVADHFQYLASIGPIVLISALLAGRLGIRSAAVRLAGAGCLLLPLGILTWRQGYVYRDLETLWRDTIKKNDSSWMAHNNLGVVLNETDRVDEAARSFERAIELNPLGPPGYIGLVDSRIRQNRLDEAADFLEKARQLDPSLAMVQFWLGVIADKRNNTDKAIEHYRHALESKPDLPDAHNNLAVLLEQRGEVDAALAHYKSALEGFDVKHKEPRMALVHYNIAAMLEASGNKDEAVEHYWRAVTLKPEYGEAHLKLANLLFARRKYALAVQHYEQAILRLPSHPQAHYNYGVALSNLNRFHESAAQFSEALRIKPDYLEAKFGLARLEEVRGRTDEALRAYEAILRDHPDHAAARQRKNALRTEQMNHRAGTQPAQTP, from the coding sequence ATGAACCCGGCCCGAAAGCGCCTCCTCCTGGGCGGCGGATTGATTCTCGTCGTGACAGCGATCGCCTACGTCCCTGCCCTGCGCGGCGATTTCATCTGGGACGACGACGCCTACGTTACCCTCAACACTACGCTCACCTCGCTCAAGGGCCTATGGCGAATATGGACCAAGTTTGAGGCCACGCCGCAGTATTACCCGCTGGTCTTCACGACGTTCTGGGTCGAGCGGCACATCTGGGGCCTGAATCCCCTTGGCTACCACGTCGTCAACCTGCTGCTTCATATTGGCAGCGCGATTTTCCTGTGGCGGATCCTCCTGCGTCTGAAGGTGCCCGGCGCTTATCTTGCGGCGCTGATCTTCGCCCTTCACCCGGTTCACGTGGAGTCCGTCGCCTGGATCACGGAGCGGAAGAACGTCCTATCCGGCCTCTTATATTTCTGCTCCGCCGCATGTTATCTCCGGTTTTCCCATCTTCCGGACGAAAAAATCCCGCTACGACCGGCGTGGAAATGGTATGCACCGGCCCTCCTGCTTTTTTGCGGGGCGCTGCTGAGCAAGACCGTAACGGCGTCGCTTCCGGCGGCGATCTTGCTTGTCCTTTGGTGGAAGCGTGACCGGCTGGTGCTGCGGGATGTGCTGCCGCTGGTTCCGTTTTTCGCCCTCGGCCTGGTGATGGGGCTGACGACGGCATGGCTCGAACGCCATCACGTCGGGGCGGCGAAGGTCCAATGGGGCTTATCGTCCATCGACCGAATCCTGATCGCCGGTCGGGCGGTGTGGTTCTATGTCGGCAAGCTACTCTGGCCGCATCCGTTGATCTTCACCTATCCGCGCTGGCGAATCGATTCGAGCGAGGCGTGGCAGTACGCATTTCCGATTGCGGCGCTGGTCGTGGTGGCCGCGCTTTGGGCGCTGCGAAAGCGCGTCGGCAAGGGGCCGCTCGTCGCCGCGCTGTTTTTCGGCGGGACGCTTTTGCCTGCGTTGGGGTTCTTCGATGTCTTTCCGATGATCTTCTCCTTCGTGGCCGACCATTTTCAGTACCTCGCCAGCATCGGACCGATCGTTCTGATTTCCGCATTGCTCGCGGGGCGCTTGGGAATCCGCTCGGCGGCGGTTCGTTTGGCGGGCGCCGGTTGCCTCCTGCTGCCGCTCGGGATCCTGACGTGGCGCCAGGGTTACGTCTATCGCGATCTCGAAACGCTGTGGCGGGACACGATCAAAAAGAACGACAGCTCTTGGATGGCGCACAACAATCTCGGCGTGGTCCTTAACGAGACCGATCGAGTGGACGAAGCCGCCCGTTCTTTTGAGCGCGCGATCGAACTCAATCCCCTTGGCCCACCAGGCTACATTGGCCTGGTCGATTCGCGGATCCGACAGAATCGTCTCGACGAGGCCGCCGATTTTCTCGAAAAGGCGCGCCAGTTGGACCCCAGTCTGGCCATGGTCCAGTTCTGGCTCGGCGTGATCGCGGATAAGCGAAATAATACGGACAAGGCCATCGAACATTACCGTCACGCCCTGGAATCCAAGCCGGACCTGCCGGACGCCCATAACAACCTGGCTGTACTCCTGGAGCAGCGCGGGGAGGTCGATGCCGCACTGGCCCATTACAAGTCGGCTTTGGAAGGGTTCGACGTCAAGCACAAGGAGCCGAGAATGGCCCTCGTGCATTACAACATCGCCGCGATGCTGGAAGCCAGCGGCAATAAGGACGAGGCCGTCGAGCATTACTGGCGAGCGGTCACGTTGAAGCCGGAATATGGAGAGGCGCACTTGAAGCTGGCAAATCTCCTCTTCGCCCGACGCAAGTACGCGCTCGCCGTGCAGCATTACGAGCAGGCGATCCTTCGCCTGCCGTCCCATCCCCAGGCCCATTACAACTACGGCGTCGCCCTGTCCAACCTCAATCGGTTCCACGAGTCGGCCGCGCAATTCTCCGAGGCCCTGCGGATCAAGCCGGACTACCTGGAGGCGAAATTTGGATTGGCGCGTCTTGAGGAAGTGCGGGGCCGTACGGATGAAGCGCTTCGCGCCTATGAGGCCATCCTTCGCGACCATCCCGATCACGCTGCGGCCCGGCAGAGGAAAAACGCGCTGCGCACCGAACAGATGAACCATCGCGCGGGTACGCAGCCCGCTCAGACCCCGTGA
- a CDS encoding MBL fold metallo-hydrolase: protein MARLVEHFIENLRLLGYSVAGEETVIAAPELNVCFDVGNAPAEMLAIDHVLLSHGHMDHAAGLAYYFSQRNFVGNAPGCVLAPHPLVQPIRDLLKVWARIEGHESPARIIGMAAGDKFDIRRGLVARAFDVNHRVASLGYSVVAVRHKLRPEFAAKTGPELVALKKQGIQIEQIIEVPLVTFCGDTAEGPWIDQEVVTKAKVVILECSFFEADHIHRARDGYHLHVRDVARIIHRLDGPHFVLHHVSRRTGLRDAKDTLLKLIGPDQMARVTFLMDRRKAAEALSEISSRSVGKPT from the coding sequence ATGGCACGACTCGTCGAACACTTTATCGAGAACCTCCGCCTCCTCGGCTACAGCGTCGCCGGCGAGGAGACGGTCATCGCCGCGCCCGAACTCAACGTCTGCTTCGATGTCGGCAACGCCCCGGCGGAGATGCTGGCCATCGACCACGTTCTCCTTTCCCATGGCCACATGGATCACGCCGCTGGCCTGGCCTATTACTTCAGCCAACGAAATTTCGTCGGCAATGCCCCCGGCTGCGTCCTCGCCCCGCATCCGCTCGTGCAGCCGATCCGCGATCTGCTCAAGGTCTGGGCCCGGATCGAAGGCCATGAGTCGCCGGCGCGGATCATCGGAATGGCAGCAGGTGACAAGTTCGATATCCGGCGGGGCCTCGTCGCCCGCGCCTTCGACGTGAACCACCGCGTGGCCTCGCTGGGCTACAGCGTCGTCGCCGTCCGCCACAAGCTCCGCCCGGAGTTTGCCGCCAAGACCGGCCCGGAGCTGGTCGCGCTGAAGAAGCAGGGCATTCAGATTGAGCAGATCATCGAAGTCCCGCTCGTCACCTTCTGCGGCGACACGGCGGAGGGTCCCTGGATCGATCAGGAGGTCGTCACCAAGGCCAAGGTCGTGATCCTGGAGTGCTCCTTCTTCGAAGCCGACCACATCCACCGCGCCCGTGACGGCTACCACCTCCACGTCCGCGACGTGGCCCGGATCATTCACCGCCTCGACGGCCCGCATTTTGTGTTGCACCACGTTTCCCGCCGAACGGGCCTCCGCGACGCCAAGGACACCCTCCTCAAACTGATCGGCCCCGACCAGATGGCCCGCGTGACGTTTCTCATGGACCGCCGCAAGGCCGCCGAGGCATTAAGCGAAATTAGTAGCCGATCTGTCGGGAAGCCGACGTGA